Genomic segment of Parachlamydia sp. AcF125:
GGAAGGTAAAGCGTTATTAAAAGAAGGCAAAAGAGAAGGGGAAGCTTCCCTGAAGCTGGCCACAGAAATCGCTCCTCAGTCTCCAAAAATTTATTATGAGCAAGGTTTGGCCTATGCAGCGCAGCATCATAATTTAAACGATCTAGTAGCCGCTTGCGCTGCATATAGCAAAGCTGTGGGGCTAGATCCTTTATTTTTTCTGGCTTGGCGTGCTTGGGGAGCTATTTTAGTAGAAATAGGGGTTTTTTATCAGGATACTTCCCATTTTGAACAAGCTGAAGAAAAATTTGAAAAAGCTTTACAGTCTTCCGAGGGATGTACCGAACATGAACTAGGGGCATTTTATTGGGAATGGGGGCTGTGTGGGGCGCAGCATGGTAAAATTTCGGGAGAAGCGATCGATTATCGAAATGCGATTGAAAAATTCACCAAGGCCGTTGAATTGGGAATGAATTATAAAGAATTTTGGAATGATTATGGAAATGCGATTGTGGATTTAGGCTATTTAGTTGGCCGTCAAGACATGTTTTTAGAAGCTGTCGAAATTTATCAAAAAGCTGTGCATAATCAAGCAGATTTTTTTCAAGGCTGGTTTAATCTAGCAAGCTGCCTTCAACATTTATTTGAAATTTCTGCGGACGAAGCTTTTTTTGAAGAGGCCCAAAAATGTTTTGAACAAGCCTCCGAAATTAATCCCGATCACCCTGTGCTTTGGTTTAAATGGGGGATGTTATTTTTATTTTCAGGCAAAAACCGCAAAGACCTCAATTTGCTTGCCCAAGCTTGTAACAAGTTTACCAAAGCGGATGAGTTAGATCCTAGCAATCCGCTTGTATTAAGCAAGCTAAGTGAAACTCTTGTGACGTTGGGATCTTTGACAGAAAATTTGGATCTTTTGCGGCGGGCAGAAGACAAAATTGCGCAAAGCGTGGAAATAGATTCGGAAAATTCTCATTACTGGGCTGTTTATGGGGAGTGCTTAAATGAGCTCGGCCATTATTTTAATGATGAAGTGTATTACATTCAGGCTATTGGCAAATTTCAGTATGCCTTATCGTTGAATCGCAGCAATCCTCTTTTCTGGTATGGTTTAGCCGTTTCCCACTTTTCCTTAGGAGAACTGAAGCAGGATAAGCATGTAATTGAGAAAGCTGTTCGCTTCTATTCTCGCGTGATTGAATTTACAGATACTCCTTTTCCCCAATTTTGGAATGATTGGGGTGTTGTTTTGATGAAGCTGGCCGAAATGACAAGCGATAAGCGGTATATTGAAGCTGCTATTGAAAAATTTGAACATGCCATTGAAATCTATGGAGACAATTATTCGCATGAGTCCCTAGATTTGGAGTTTTGGTACAACTACGGCTGTGCTTTGGATTTTCAGGGAGATTTTAATCAAGACGCAGCCTGTTATGAAAAGGCGATTCAAGTGCTAACTAAAATTATCCAAGTGCATCCTTCTTATGCGCATGCGCGCTACAATCTGGCGCTTGCCTATTCCCATTTGGGAGAACTTGTGGATGATTTTGAATTTTTTCAAAGAGCTGTGGAACACTTTGAAGTGCTTGTGGCTGAAAATCCTGAAGATGAAATGGCTTGGAACGATTTGGGATTGACGTTTGTCCACTGGGCGTTGCTGGTAGATGATGTTTCTACAGCCGATTCTAGTTCTGCCTTATATGAAAAAGCAGGGCAAGCTTTTACGCAAGCCATCGCTCTTGGTCATCTTCCTGTTTACTATAATTTATCCTGCCTCTATTCTTTAATAGGAAATCACGCTACCGCTTTGCATTACCTGCAAAAAGCAGAAGAAGTAGATGCGCTTCCTGAAATTGACGATATTATGCACGACGAATGGCTAGAAGGGCTTCGCCACACCGCAGCTTTTCGCAATTTTATCTCGCAATTGACCACCAAATTCCGCTTAGAAGAAAACGAAAAATAATGATACAGCTATCCCATGACAAAACCCTCAAGCTACCAAAGCTACCAGGAGCTTTGCAATCAAATCTGGTTACACAATAAAGCTTATTACGTGGATCATCGCCCTCTCATTAGCGATGAAGAATTCGATCATTTAATGCACCAGTTAGAGCAGGTGGAAAAAGAGCATCCCGAATGGGTCTCGCCTGCTTCCCCCTCTCAGCGAGTAGGAGAGATGCTTACAGAGGGGTTCCGAACGATCCCCCATCAAACTCCTATGCTTTCTTTAGCTAACACCTATAGCAAAGAGGAAGTGGAGGATTTTATTAAGCGAATTAAAAAATTAGCTCGCTTACAAGAAATCGCTTTTTCTTGCGAACTTAAAATGGATGGCATCGCTATTGCCGCTCATTTTGAAAAAGGGGTTTTTGTGCGAGGCATTACTCGAGGAGATGGAAGAAGAGGGGACGATATCACCCTTAATTTGCGAACAGTAGCCGCTTTCCCTTTACAATTAGTGGGCCCTTCTGTTCCAGATTTTCTGGAAGTCAGGGGAGAGATTTTCATGCCCAAACAAGTTTTTCAAAAGTTGAACGCGGAAAAAGAGCTAGAAGGGGAAGACCCTTGGGCCAATCCTAGAAATGCAGCAGCAGGTTCGTTAAAGCTTTTAGATCCTAACGAAACCCGCCGTAGAAAGCTAGACGTGGTCTTTTACGGGATCGCCCAGGGATCGCAAGGCGATTTGCCCAGCCAATTTGCTAGCCACGCTCTTTTAAAAAGTTATGGTTTACCTGTTTTAAACCAAATTGCCAAATGTCACACCTTAGAAGAGATCTGGGAATTTGTAGAAAAAGTCAGGCAATTGCGGTCAACTCTTCCCTTTGAGATTGACGGTGTCGTGATCAAACTCGACTCGTTGGCTGAGCAAAAACGGTTAGGCGTGACGGGGAAGAACCCTCGTTGGGCAGTCGCTTATAAATTTGCGGCGGAACAAGCCGAAACACACATTCATACCATCACTGTGCAGGTTGGCCGTACAGGGGTTTTAACCCCCGTCGCAGAACTTCAACCTGTTTTTCTGGCAGGAAGCAAGATTGCGCGGGCCACCTTGCATAATGAAGAAGAGGTTTTGCGCAAAGATATTCGAGAAGGCGATTCGGTTATTATTGAAAAAGGGGGAGATGTTATCCCTAAAGTGGTGGCGGTCAATTTCGAAAAACGCAAATTAGCTAGCATTCCTTGGAGTATGCCTACCCATTGCCCAAGTTGCGGAACGCCCATTGCTAGGTTGGATGAAGAAGTGGCGGTTAGATGCCCCAATAGCTTGTTTTGTCCAGAACAGCAATTACGCCGGCTAATCTTTTTTGCAGGGAAATCCGCCATGGATATTGAGCATATGGGCGAAAAAGTGGTAGAGCAGCTTGTGAGATTGAAATTTGTTAAAAAACCTTCCGATATCTATGCTTTGACTCGCGAGCAGCTTGCTCAGCTTGAAGGATTTAAAGCTAAATCAGTCGAAAATCTGTTTTCCAGTATTGAAAGGTCGAAAAATGTTTCTTTTCTCCGATTTATTATGGCTTTAGGAATTAAACATGTGGGAGAAGGGACAGCCGAATTACTCGCCAAGAGAACCGGTAATATCCACGCCCTTATGCGAATTTCGGCAGAAGAGCTTTTAAGTATCGAAGGTATTGGTGAAAAAGTGGCAGCTGCCGTGGTAGAGTATTTTGCGGACCCCTACAATCAAGAAGAGATCGCCCTCCTACTCCAGCGAGGAGTTTCGCCCCAAGAGGTTATATCCGTTTCTCATAAGGGTCATCCTTTCGGTTCGAAAACCTTCGTTTTAACCGGCACTTTAAAGCATTACACCCGCCCTACAGCGGCGACCTTAATTAAAGAACGGGGAGGCAAAGTGACCAATTCTGTGAGCCAAAAAACAGATTACGTCCTAGCAGGAGAAGATCCAGGATCCAAATTGGATAAAGCCAAATCCTTGCATTTAAAGATTCTTACCGAAGAAGAATTTCAAGCGCTGTTAGATTAATCTATTGTTGAAAATGTAGGAATAATGGCATGACTAAATAGACAGAGATTAATTGTGGAGGAAGAAAATCATGAGAAAGCTGTTAGCTTATGGATTGTGTCTTTTTCTTTTGACATCTTGTCATTCGTCAGACCGAAAGGCTGAAGCCCCACACCTTATCAAAAAAGCAAATGCGGTAGTGAATCCAACCCAGGGACATAAAACTTGGGGAAGTATCACTTTTACAGAAACTAAAGAGGGGGTGTTGATTGTCGCCAATATTCAAGGACTGCCCCCTGGAAAGCACGGATTTCACGTGCATGAATTTGGAGACTGCAGCGCTCCTGACGCCTCTTCAGCAGGAGGTCCTTATGAGCCCGCCCATCCTAAAACTAGAGCAGAAAATACCGAAAGATACATTAGCGATCTCGGAAATTTAGAAGCCAATGAAAAGGGGCACGCTTTTTATGAACGTTTGGATAGGGTGATTACTCTGAATGGCCCCAACAGTATTTTAGGTAAATCTGTTGTCATTCATCAGAATGAAGACGACTTTAAAATTCACCCTGCAGGCAGTTTGGGCAAGCGCATGGCTTGTGGATTGATTCTCCCGGTTGAGGAATAGCTTTCAAAAGGGGGATAAGGAAGCTTGAATGAAGGATTTTCGGCACTAAATTGTCGAATTCTTTCATTTCTCAAGACGCAGGCCGGGCATTTTCCCCATTTTGACACTTGCTAACGCATATAGCAAATCCTATACTTTTAACCTACCGCGCAGCCGTAAAAATTTTTGATGGCAAACTCTCCTCATTTTAGCTTGCCCATCAGGGAAACCCTCTAAGATTTTTGCTTTTCTTGCTTTTCTGTTTGATAGGTGAGGGTCACTTCCTTTTCAAGGAATTTCTTTGGGCCTATTCTGTGCTTAAGGCATTGTCCACCAAATTTATTACACCACGAATCCTCGAAGAGCGCGGTATGGATTCCGGATAGGATGGCGTCTTGCAATGAAACTTGCAATTTACAGCAAAAAATACTACCTTGTGCAGTAACTTTTTTAAATTTAGCCAGGAAAAACCTATGCTACCTATTGCAAATACTCACACAGAATTTAGGGAACATTCTTTATTTAGTGAATTGCCTAATGAATTAATGTTAAATATTGCAAAGTTTATTCCCTTTGGAGATTTAGGCCAATTATGCCTTGCTTCCCGAAACTGGCACCAAATAAAAGAAGAGGCTTTTAAAGAAAGGTTCCGCTATTTGTTCGTCTATACCTCACGCCAGCTCTATCATTTATTAGGATGTGCTGACGGAAATGGAAGCATGCAGCAAAAGATTCCTCTTCTTTTCCAGGAGCTTAAATCTTCCAGCCGTTATTTTCCTCACTCGCGGCATGTTTATTATCCAAACACACAAAAAATAAATTTGGAAGCTACGCTTTTAAATTGCGAACATTGGACTAATGAGGAATTTTTAAACTTTTTTTCTCAAAAAAAAGTATATGAAACTCCTTTGGTTTGCACTGTTATCACTAATTTTTTCTTCAAAACTCGCTCTTCAAGGCGTCACCAGCGCTTTGCTCAGACATCGCCTAGGTTAGGTCATTATAGCTTCGCCTCTCTTATAGAAGCTATCCAGCATAAACAACCCACAATAGTAAGGTTAATTTTAAATCTAATTCCTCCATCCTTTGCCCTTCAAAATTCTTATCCCTTCCTCTCCTCCTCTAATATCAGGCTCACTGAGAAGGTACCAATTTTACAACCACCCCGCCGTTTGAATTCATTTTACGAGCCAGAGCCTGTCAGCTTGGAGGCTTTATTGGGAATAGGAAAACCTGTTCTTGAGCATGCTATGCATGAAGCGGTGCAAGGAGGGCTTTTAGGCGTTGTAAACCTTTTGTTAAGTTGGGCAGTTGCATCTATAACGCCTTCAGTTTCCCTAAAACATAAAGAGACAATAAACAGGCACATTCTAACTTGTATTGAAATTGTAGTTTTAACGGCTTTAAGCAAAGGGTATCTTGACATTGCAAAATTGATGTTCTCTAGGCTTAAGAAAATCCCTTACTTTGGGGATAAAGCTTTCTTCTTGGCTACAGAAAGAGGCTATTTTGAAATTGTGCAATTGCTAGTAGATAAAGGTGTGGATATACATAAAGCTAACCCAGACGGAAAAACACCTGTGCTCTTGGCTACAGAAAGAGGCTATTTCGAAATTGTGCAATTGCTAGTAGATAAAGGTGCAGATATACATAAAGCTAACCCAGGCGGAAAAGCACCTTTGCTCTTGGCCGCAGAAAAAGGTCATTTTAAGATTGTACAATTGCTATTAGAAAAAGGGGGTGATATGCATAAAGCTACCCCAGATGGAAAAACACCTTTACTCTTGGCTGCAGAAAGGGGCTATATCGAGATTGTGCAATTGCTATTAGAAAAAGGGGCTGATATGCATGAAGCTACCCCAAACAGGAAAACAGCCTTGCTATTGGCCGTAGAGAATGCTCATCTCAAAATGGTCGAATTCCTTCTTGGAAGGCATGCAGATATCAACAAGCCTACTTTAAAGGGAAAGACTCCCTTGCATAAAGCTGTTAAAAAAGGAAATGAGCCGATTGTCGAATTGCTAGTAGAAAAAAATGCCAATATGGAAGCAGAAACTCAGAAGGGTGAAACGGCTTTGCTTCTTGCAGCAAAAATAGGAAATGAGCAAGCGGCGCAATTTCTACTAAATAGAAAAGTTAATATTGAAGCTTGTAATCAAAACAAAGAAACCGCTTTGCATCTAGCCACGGATAAAGGCTTTCAAAGCATGGTCGAATTACTAGGACAATATAAAGCGAAAATTAATGCAAAAACCAATCAGGGGATGACACCTTTGCATCTAGTCGTAAAAAATGGAAATTTAAAAATTGGAGATACGCTGCTAAAACAAGGAGCTGAAGTCAATGCTATGACTCTTTCTGGGAGAACACCTTTGCATTTAGCAGTAAAAAAGGGAAAGTTAGAGATGGTAGATTGGCTATTGAAGCAAGGAGCCGATGTTGAAGCAGCCACAAATTCAGGAAAGACCCCTTTGCACCTAGCTGCTAAAGGTAACAGCTGGTCTATTGTAACACTATTACTAAAGAAGCAAGCAGAAGTAAATAAAAAAACTAAGGAAGGACAAACACCCTTACATTTTGCCGTGCAAAATCCAAAGAAGCGGGTTGCCGAGGTATTATTAAACAATGGAGCCCGGATCAATGCCATTAATGAAAAAGGAGAGACCCCATTGCATCTGGCTATAAAAAGTGGCAAGCAAGCGTCCATAAATTTATTATTAGTAAAAAAAGCAAAAGTGAATATAGCCAACGAAGCAGGAGAGACACCCTTGCATGTTGCTGCTACTAAGAGTGACGCAAAAAACATAGATTTACTCCTAGCACATAAAGCCCAGATCAATGCCAGAAGCAAAGGTGGCAAAACACCGCTATGGGTAGCGATAGAGCACTCAAATTTTTCAGCCGTTAGCATCTTATTGAATAACCAAGCTGATTTTTCTTTAGCTTGTAACGAAATTACCCCCCTACACTTAGCTGCCTGTAAAGAAGATTACAGAATTCTCAATCTTTTTCTCGATAAGCTTATCCAAAATGATCCGCAGCTTAATTTGTTAGACTCAGTAGGAAATACTCCCTTGCATATCGCTGCACTTATGGGAAACCAGAAGAATTCCTTCGAAAAACTTTTAAAGAAAGGTGCTAAAATAAACATTCCCAATAAAAGAGGCCAGACCCCTGCGCATATCGCTGTCTCCAAAATAGGGAAAGAAGCCATTAATCTTTTCAAGCAATACTCTGTTGACTTAGACTTGGAAGACTTGAGCGGTAACACTCTTTTACATGCTGCAGTTTCAGAGGGCAAATTGTCTGTTGCGCAAGCCCTAATAACGGCTGGAGCTAAAATAAATCTCTTAAATGAAATGGGAAATAGTCCTTTACACATTGCGGCTCATTTCAAAAACTTAAAGGTCTTTGAAACACTTTTAAAAATGGGAGCTACCCTAAATATTCAAAATAAAAAAGGGCAGACCCCTGCGCATATCGCTATCTCCACAATGGGGATAGAAGCCATCAATCTTTTCAGGCAATACTCTATTAATTTAGACTTGGAAGATTTGAGCGGCAATAGTCTTTTACATCTCGCAGTTTCAGAGGGCAACTTACCCGTTGCGCAAGCCTTGCTAGCGGGCGGAGCTAAAATAAATCTCTTAAATGAAATGGGGAATAGTCCTTTACACATTGCGGCTTATTTCAAAAACTTAAAGGTCTTTGAAATGCTTTTAAAGAAAGGCGCTAAAATAAATACGCACAATAAAAAAGGGCAGACCCCAGCGCATATCGCCATCTCTGCAATGGGAGAAGAAGCCATAAAACTTTTTGTGCAATACCATATTCCTTTAAACATTGAAGGCTTGGACGGTAATACTCCTTTGCATGCCGCAGCTTTAGAGGGCAACTTGCCCGCTGTGCAAGCCCTACTAGCAGCTGGAGCTGAGATAAACCTCTTAAACAAACAGGGCAAAACTCCCTTAAATTTAGCTCAAGCGCAAAAACACCTGGAGGTTGAAAAGGTATTTCAAGAAGCTTTAGCTGTCCCCACCTTACCTATAAGGGCGAGAAAAAGGAAGAAAGCTTTAACTTCTTCGGAAACTTTGCCTAAAAAATCTCGCCCAGCTAGGGCTAATTTATCCACAGAATTTGCGTCTCCTTCGGCCCATGAGGAAACGCTTCAAATTTCTCATGCCGGTTCAAATGCGACTACCGCTTGCAAGAGAAAAAGAAAGGTCCAGGCAGAAAAGACAAAAAGCCAGGAAAGACCAAAGAAAAAATTACGTAAAGAAGACTAGCTCTCTTACATAACTCTAAATAAGTTTTAAATAGCTAAGCTTTTTTTTGATTTGTAGCTAAGTAAATCTACTTAAATATTTATGGCAGGTATGTTGGCATACATTGTGCAAACAGACACTTATTTTCTTTGAGCCCTGTTTTGCGATAGCTACTAGAGAAAACTGATAATCGTCCCTTTCTTGATGCCTTAGCGAGTGGGCCTGTTTTCAGTATAGGGAAGCTTTTCCCCAATATAAGCTTTTTAATGCACTCAACAGATAAAGAGGAAAGACGGCTTTAAAATTTTCAATCTGCAGGTAATGGGGGAAACCACATGAGTTGCGAATGAGCTTTTCTATTGAAAAATAATTTTCAAAAGAGGGGGTAAGGAAGTTTGAAGGAAGGATTTTCGGCGCTAAATTGTCGAATTCCTTCGTTTCTCAAGACACAGGCTGGGCATTTTTGACATCCAAGTTTTGCAATTCCCTCATAACAGGTAATCGTTTCATTTAAGAGGAATTCTAAAACGCCCATTTCATTTGCTAATTCGAGTGTTTTCTTTTTACTCATATCGACTAAAGGTGTTTCAATCGTGAATAATTCATCGTCTAAGTCTAATCTTAAAAGGGCTTGTTTAAGGTCCATATAGGAGCGGGTGCAATCCCGATAGCCGCTATGATTTCCTTCCACGCCAATAATTCCCATATAAATGCAATGAGCTCCTAATTTATGGGCATGGATGGCACCTAACTGCGCCATCAAGCCATTTCTTCCTACGACAAGCGTATTAGGTGGAGCGCCATTTCCCCCTTCAATCGGTAAAGAGGCATCCGTTAAAGCATTCGTGGTAATTTCCTTTAAGCAGGGAATAGATAAAACCACGTGATCCACATTCCAAACTTGGCAGATTTTTTTAGCTTGTTCTAATTCACTCGAGTGCCTTTGATCATAGATAAAAGAGATACTAAGCACATTTTCTACCGAGAAACGGCGAATAGCTAAGGCTAAACAAATACTTGAATCCATCCCTCCAGAGTGAATGACCACGGCTTTTTTTTGTAGTTTCATGGCTATTGCGAGCTATTGCAATGCTCTAGATTTAACATCTGCGTGGAAAAATCTAGAGCCTCTGCTTATGATTTATGCTAAAAAATTAAATACTAGCCTAGTATCCTATCCTAGCCGATTGAAAAAGTCAAGCCCTAGGGTTACAGCAAACGTGGCAAAAACAGGTAATTTAACCGTGGTCCATCCATAAAGCTTATGCATAACGTTGCAGAAGGTCAACACGATGATGGCGGGGTAACAGACAGAAACGATCGGATGGATAATCGACATCAACTGACTAAATCCTAAATTTGCAAAAATGGTTGTCCAAAGCATTATCAGGATAATGGCAAAAGAATAGGAGATTTGGAGCTGGGAAAATTCTTTTTGTAAGACTTCCGCAAAAGTCACCCCCAAGCTGATGACAGTAGTTAAGCAAGCTAAAGCGACAGCAAGCGTAGCAATATCTCCTTGAAAAGGGCCTAAGAGGTGAAAACAAAGCGTGCTCAAAAGAGACTCAGGAGGAACATCATTGATGACTGGGCTATGCAGCGCAGCTACTAAACTGAGTCCTACGTAAATGAGGCCCAAGAATAGGCCTCCTAAACATCCGGCTGCAATAGTGGTTTGTTTGACGAGGCGAGAATCTTGAATATCGGTAGTTTGAAATTGTTCCCGAAGGAGCTTCCAAACAGTAAAAGCGAAGAAGATAGAGGCAATCAGGTCCATCGTATCATATCCTACTAAAAGCCCGTTCCCAAAAGGCTTTAAAGGATTTTGAGTAAAAGAGGGCAGATCTCTCGGCGAAGAGTTCATTCCCTGATAAATAATCAAAGCCAAGGAGCCTAGAAGCACAGGGCTTAAAAAGCCACCAAGTAAGGACAAAATGGTGTCCCGTTTAACAGTGCAGGCTAAAGCCACAATTCCAAATAAAATGCTAAAACTAAATAAAGAAAGTTCAGGAAAATAGGGCTGAAAAGAGGCATAAGTCAATACGACGCAACGCGGCATCACGGCGAATGGACCGAGTAGGCCTGCGCAGACAAGCATGAGTAAATAGCCAGGAATTCTCCCCGTGCGTGAAAAAAAGGCTTTGTAATCGCCTTTATAGAGTATAGTGCCAAATAAACCAAACAAGGGGCCGCCAATGGAAGTTAAAAGTAGACCAGGTAATGCAGCAAAAATTTGATCGCCGGCCATTTGGCCTAAAACTAAAGGAAAAACAACATTTCCGGCGCCAAAAAACATGGAAAAAATAGCCAAACCCGTCATCCAGGTAGTCCGGCTGAAAAAAACATTCATATTATCCTATCTTAAATAAAGTGAATCAAAATCCTATTTCTCAAAGGCATAAACATGCTTGAGTTTTCATGTGTCAAAAAAAAAGAAGTGGGTGGAATAAAAGGATATGTGCCCTAAGGCACGACGAAAAAGACGACAGAAGCGACCAAAGCAGCGCGCAAAAAGGATAAACTGTGGATTAGGTTGCTAAACATCGTATGTGACCTTGCTTTGCCTGTCATTTCACCATAATGGGGAATTTATGTCACTAAATAATTGGAGGGACTAATATTTAATTGAGCTTTTCTCTTTTTTCTAGTTTTGTTACGTTTTATACAGAAGCAGACAGAAAAAAGGAAAGTAATATGCATAAGTGGATTGGGGGAATCATTGATCGCCTATGCGTTGTATGCGGAGCGCTGCTATTTTCTCAAATTCCGTCGTTCATTCAACAATATAGCCAACGTCTGGCTGGCCATGTGGCCGAACTTAAAATTCAGACAACAGCCCTTGCCCAAGCCGCTCATCTCTCTGGGAAAACGATTGACCAATTAATCGCTAAATTTTTAGCGAGCGGGGATCCAGATTTTATTCGGCAGGGAGAACTGATGCAACATACCTTTGTTCGTTTTCATCATTTAAGCACTGCTCTAGCCCATCTTCAAGAAAGCAATGCCTTTAGCCGACCCTTCATTTTCTTTTCCCAACTCGATCCGGCAATTGCGGAAGGAACATTCAAGGATTTTGCCTTTGGAGTGAGTTTAACGATAGAAGGTGGAATATATGCGTTGGGGGGAATGATCATTGGAGCGCTTTCTTATCGGCTTCTGTCCTTCTGTGGCCGTTTTTTGAAAAATCTCGGTTTGTTTGTATGGCAAGCCATTTCACCAACCAAAAACTCTTAAAGGCATAGGCTTTAACCCTTTTACAGCTTTCGGAGATCTCTTTTTTAATGACTCCTAGGAGACATCTTAAAAGAACTCTGATTTAACGCAAGCCGGCTTTTTTTGCTGTAGGCAAAGCTAAGCTTTATTGAAAAAGGCCTTATTTCTGTTAAAAATTTTGCTTTTCCAACCATACTAACAAGAGAAGGTTCAAAATGGTTGGTTGATTCAGTAGTTACTAAATAATAATTTTAGGAGAAGTTTTCTTGGCAAAATCCCAGATATCTAACCAGCCATCGCTACTGCATACAGCGAATTTGCGCTCGCTGTAAAAGGTTCCTGCTAGGTTAAAATTATAATCAGGAAAACCTTCGGGCCTATTAG
This window contains:
- a CDS encoding tetratricopeptide repeat protein, with the protein product MKNSLLIKKVLQEVLNTKTFEHLDPFRKEDAWGCLADQEKEQLASLFVMEGKALLKEGKREGEASLKLATEIAPQSPKIYYEQGLAYAAQHHNLNDLVAACAAYSKAVGLDPLFFLAWRAWGAILVEIGVFYQDTSHFEQAEEKFEKALQSSEGCTEHELGAFYWEWGLCGAQHGKISGEAIDYRNAIEKFTKAVELGMNYKEFWNDYGNAIVDLGYLVGRQDMFLEAVEIYQKAVHNQADFFQGWFNLASCLQHLFEISADEAFFEEAQKCFEQASEINPDHPVLWFKWGMLFLFSGKNRKDLNLLAQACNKFTKADELDPSNPLVLSKLSETLVTLGSLTENLDLLRRAEDKIAQSVEIDSENSHYWAVYGECLNELGHYFNDEVYYIQAIGKFQYALSLNRSNPLFWYGLAVSHFSLGELKQDKHVIEKAVRFYSRVIEFTDTPFPQFWNDWGVVLMKLAEMTSDKRYIEAAIEKFEHAIEIYGDNYSHESLDLEFWYNYGCALDFQGDFNQDAACYEKAIQVLTKIIQVHPSYAHARYNLALAYSHLGELVDDFEFFQRAVEHFEVLVAENPEDEMAWNDLGLTFVHWALLVDDVSTADSSSALYEKAGQAFTQAIALGHLPVYYNLSCLYSLIGNHATALHYLQKAEEVDALPEIDDIMHDEWLEGLRHTAAFRNFISQLTTKFRLEENEK
- the ligA gene encoding NAD-dependent DNA ligase LigA is translated as MTKPSSYQSYQELCNQIWLHNKAYYVDHRPLISDEEFDHLMHQLEQVEKEHPEWVSPASPSQRVGEMLTEGFRTIPHQTPMLSLANTYSKEEVEDFIKRIKKLARLQEIAFSCELKMDGIAIAAHFEKGVFVRGITRGDGRRGDDITLNLRTVAAFPLQLVGPSVPDFLEVRGEIFMPKQVFQKLNAEKELEGEDPWANPRNAAAGSLKLLDPNETRRRKLDVVFYGIAQGSQGDLPSQFASHALLKSYGLPVLNQIAKCHTLEEIWEFVEKVRQLRSTLPFEIDGVVIKLDSLAEQKRLGVTGKNPRWAVAYKFAAEQAETHIHTITVQVGRTGVLTPVAELQPVFLAGSKIARATLHNEEEVLRKDIREGDSVIIEKGGDVIPKVVAVNFEKRKLASIPWSMPTHCPSCGTPIARLDEEVAVRCPNSLFCPEQQLRRLIFFAGKSAMDIEHMGEKVVEQLVRLKFVKKPSDIYALTREQLAQLEGFKAKSVENLFSSIERSKNVSFLRFIMALGIKHVGEGTAELLAKRTGNIHALMRISAEELLSIEGIGEKVAAAVVEYFADPYNQEEIALLLQRGVSPQEVISVSHKGHPFGSKTFVLTGTLKHYTRPTAATLIKERGGKVTNSVSQKTDYVLAGEDPGSKLDKAKSLHLKILTEEEFQALLD
- a CDS encoding superoxide dismutase family protein; the protein is MRKLLAYGLCLFLLTSCHSSDRKAEAPHLIKKANAVVNPTQGHKTWGSITFTETKEGVLIVANIQGLPPGKHGFHVHEFGDCSAPDASSAGGPYEPAHPKTRAENTERYISDLGNLEANEKGHAFYERLDRVITLNGPNSILGKSVVIHQNEDDFKIHPAGSLGKRMACGLILPVEE
- a CDS encoding ankyrin repeat domain-containing protein → MLPIANTHTEFREHSLFSELPNELMLNIAKFIPFGDLGQLCLASRNWHQIKEEAFKERFRYLFVYTSRQLYHLLGCADGNGSMQQKIPLLFQELKSSSRYFPHSRHVYYPNTQKINLEATLLNCEHWTNEEFLNFFSQKKVYETPLVCTVITNFFFKTRSSRRHQRFAQTSPRLGHYSFASLIEAIQHKQPTIVRLILNLIPPSFALQNSYPFLSSSNIRLTEKVPILQPPRRLNSFYEPEPVSLEALLGIGKPVLEHAMHEAVQGGLLGVVNLLLSWAVASITPSVSLKHKETINRHILTCIEIVVLTALSKGYLDIAKLMFSRLKKIPYFGDKAFFLATERGYFEIVQLLVDKGVDIHKANPDGKTPVLLATERGYFEIVQLLVDKGADIHKANPGGKAPLLLAAEKGHFKIVQLLLEKGGDMHKATPDGKTPLLLAAERGYIEIVQLLLEKGADMHEATPNRKTALLLAVENAHLKMVEFLLGRHADINKPTLKGKTPLHKAVKKGNEPIVELLVEKNANMEAETQKGETALLLAAKIGNEQAAQFLLNRKVNIEACNQNKETALHLATDKGFQSMVELLGQYKAKINAKTNQGMTPLHLVVKNGNLKIGDTLLKQGAEVNAMTLSGRTPLHLAVKKGKLEMVDWLLKQGADVEAATNSGKTPLHLAAKGNSWSIVTLLLKKQAEVNKKTKEGQTPLHFAVQNPKKRVAEVLLNNGARINAINEKGETPLHLAIKSGKQASINLLLVKKAKVNIANEAGETPLHVAATKSDAKNIDLLLAHKAQINARSKGGKTPLWVAIEHSNFSAVSILLNNQADFSLACNEITPLHLAACKEDYRILNLFLDKLIQNDPQLNLLDSVGNTPLHIAALMGNQKNSFEKLLKKGAKINIPNKRGQTPAHIAVSKIGKEAINLFKQYSVDLDLEDLSGNTLLHAAVSEGKLSVAQALITAGAKINLLNEMGNSPLHIAAHFKNLKVFETLLKMGATLNIQNKKGQTPAHIAISTMGIEAINLFRQYSINLDLEDLSGNSLLHLAVSEGNLPVAQALLAGGAKINLLNEMGNSPLHIAAYFKNLKVFEMLLKKGAKINTHNKKGQTPAHIAISAMGEEAIKLFVQYHIPLNIEGLDGNTPLHAAALEGNLPAVQALLAAGAEINLLNKQGKTPLNLAQAQKHLEVEKVFQEALAVPTLPIRARKRKKALTSSETLPKKSRPARANLSTEFASPSAHEETLQISHAGSNATTACKRKRKVQAEKTKSQERPKKKLRKED
- the queC gene encoding 7-cyano-7-deazaguanine synthase QueC, whose protein sequence is MKLQKKAVVIHSGGMDSSICLALAIRRFSVENVLSISFIYDQRHSSELEQAKKICQVWNVDHVVLSIPCLKEITTNALTDASLPIEGGNGAPPNTLVVGRNGLMAQLGAIHAHKLGAHCIYMGIIGVEGNHSGYRDCTRSYMDLKQALLRLDLDDELFTIETPLVDMSKKKTLELANEMGVLEFLLNETITCYEGIAKLGCQKCPACVLRNEGIRQFSAENPSFKLPYPLF